The genomic window CCGTCGCAGACGGTGTGGCGGACGTCCGCAGCCGCCGCGGCGTAGGCGAGGTGACTCACGGGATCGTGACGCGGCGTGAGATGTGGCTTTTCGAGGTCGATCACTGCGAGATCGGCGGGCGAGCCTTCCTCGAGGCGACCCGTGTCGAGCCCGATCGCGTCCGCGCTGCCCTGCGTCATCATCTCGACGACCGCCTCCGCGGGGACGGCGCTGGCGTCCTCGGCCGCCAGTTTGCCGATCATGGCCGCGTCGCGGGCCTCGTCGAGCATCGAGAGGTCGTTGTTCGAGGCCGCGCCGTCGGTCCCGATGCCGACGGTGACGCCGGCCTCGCGCATGCGCTGGACGGGCGCCATGCCGCTGGCCAGTTTCATGTTCGAGGCCGGGCAGTGGATCACGCTCGTCCCGGCCTCCGCGAGCAGGCCGATCTCGCTCTCGTCGACGTGGACGCCGTGGGCGACGAAGTCCCCGTCTTCGACCATCCCGCGCTCGGCGGCGTAGGCCAGCGGCCGCACGCCGTGCTCCTCGACGATCGGCGCCACCTCGTCTTCGGTCTCGTTGGCGTGGTAGTGGATCGGGACGCCGAGCTCGCGGGCCTGCGGCACGAACTCCTCTAAGTACTCGCCGTCGACGGTCGTCAGCGAGTGGGGCATGAACGCCGACGAGATCCGGCCGTCGGCCAGCCCGTCGATCTCCTCGGCGACCGCGAGGCCCTCGCGGGCGTCCTCGCGGGCCGCGTCCGCGTCCTTGGCGACGGAGATCACGCCGTGACCGAGGCGGGCCCGCAGCCCCGCGTCGGCGACCGTCTCGGCGATCGTCGGCACGAAGAAGTACATGTCCGCGAACGAGGTCGTCCCCGACTTGATCATCTCGAGGAGGCCGAGTTCGGTCCCCGCGCGGACGGTGTCGGCGGTCAGTTCGGCCTCGACGGGCCAGATGTCCTCCCGCAGCCAGGCGTCCAGCGGCTTGTCGTCGGCGTAGCCCCGGAGCAGGGTCATCGCGACGTGACAGTGGCCGTTGACGAACCCCGGCGTGACCAGCGAGTCCGCGGCGTCGAGGGTCTCGTCGGCCGCGCCCGCGAGATCGTCGCCGATCTCGAGGATTTCGCCGTCGTCCTGATCGATCAGTACGTCCGCTCGGGTCACCGTGATATCGGGCAACAGCACCTGCCCGCCGGTGATCGCCAGCGTCGTCATGGCTCGGCGTTTCGCGCGGAGGGGCCTTATACTGTCGACCCGACGGCGGTCCGAGCCCCTGGCGGGAGCCGTCCGGCGCCGAATCCCGCCGACCGACCGGAGATTTATCCCCCATTTCGGTGAACTGCCACCATGAGCGGGAGCGACGACGACCGGGCCGGGCGGACCGACGCGACGACCGACCGCGGCGAGCGGCCGCCGTCCGACCGCCGCGACGAACCGCGGACCGACCGGCCTCCCGTCGACCCGCAGGACGATCGGGAACGCGACGCCTCGAGTCCGGAGCCGAACCGCGGCGGCGGGACGGAGCCGCCCGACTCGCCTGCCGGTCCGGGCTCCCGGCGGAATCGGGTCTGGGCCGCGCTCCTGCTCTCGCTCGCGGTCGTCGCCGTCGGTACCGCGGGGACGATTTTCGTCGCTCACGACGCGCCGACGGCGGCCGCCGGCGCCGCCGTTCTCGGGGTCGGACTGGGCGCGGCCGGCCTCGTCGGCCGAACGATCGCCCCGTCGCTGCTCGGCCGCCTCGACGACGCGTGGGCAGAGCACCGGCCGTACGTCTGGTTCTCGGCGGCGCTGTTCGCCCTCGGGATCGGCATCGGCGTCGCGCTGTACGCCGCCGGCGTCGACCTGACCGAGCTGTTGCTCGAGGTGATCACGGAGGACCTCGGCGAGGGCGAACTGCCCGGAGGGGGCGTCGATCCCGGCGGTGGGATCCCGTTCGAGCCCACGGCGTCGTTTTTCATCGCGAACAACACGCCGGCGTTCCTGTTCGCGATCGGCGGCGCGCTCACGCTGGGGATCGCGACGCTGCTGATCATGGTCTTCAACGGGCTGCTCATCGGTAACGTCGCGGCCGTCCTCGGCGCCGAAACAGGTCCGCTGGTGATCCTCGCTCTGATCGGCCCGCACGGGATCTTCGAGCTTCCGGCGCTGTTTATCGCCGCCGGCGTGGGGTTCCGGTTCGTCCACCGGGTCGGCCAGCGCCTCGTCGGCTCCCGAGACGCGCTGTTCACGAAGGCGTATCTCCTGCGAACGACCGTGTTCGTCGTCTTCGGCTGGCTGCTGCTCGTCCTCGCCGCGTTCGTCGAGGCCTACGTGACCTTGCTCATCGCGGACGCGCTCGTCCCGATGTAGCGTGGAACTCGACACCCGGCGTTCGATGGACTGACCGAACTCCGCCGTGCGGTGGCGCGCGCTGTCGGCTGGTCGAGCGAAGCGAGGTGCGACCGACGGGAGCACCTCGGATGCGAACGGGGAACGGAGTGACCCGTGAGCGATAGCGAGACCAGCCGACGAACCCGTGCGAGGGATGAGCGAGTGAACAGCGTGAACGAGCGAATCGGTTGGGGAGGGTGTGGCATTCTCCGTTGCCACGGTATGCGGAAAGTCAGCTGCGTCCGTCGATTACTCACCGAAACAAGGGAAATCCGTCGAAAACCGGAGTCCGCAGATACCGCACGCGACTAGCGTCGCAGTCGGCCGAGCAGTTCGTAGTCGTGATCGGGCGTGTACCGCCGGAACAGCAGGCTGTTCGAGAGCACCGACACCGACGACAGCGCCATCGCGCCGGCCGCGAGCACCGGCTGGAGCAGCCCCAGCGAGGCCAGCGGGATCATCGCGGTGTTGTACCCCAGCGCCCAGACGAGGTTCTGCTTGATCTTCGCCAGCGTGGCCTCCGAGATCCGGATCGCCTTCACCACGTCGAGCGGATCGTCGCGCATCAGGGTCACGTCCGCGGCCTCGATGGCCACGTCGGTCCCCGAGCCGATGGCGGTGCCGACGTGGGCGACCGCCAGGGCCGGCGCGTCGTTGACCCCGTCGCCGACCATCATCGCCTTGCGACCCGACGACTGGATGTCCTCGAGGGCGTCGGCCTTGTCCTCGGGCAACACGCCGGCGCGGACGTTGTCGGGGTCGATCCCGACCCGCTCGGCGACCGCACGGGCCGTCCGCTCGTTGTCGCCGGTGATCAGCATGACGTCCAGCCCGCGCTCGCGCAGGTCGGCGACCGCGTCGGCCGAACTCTCTTTGACCGTGTCGGCGTCCGCGACCACGCCCGCGACCGCGCCGTCGACCGCGACCAGCATCGCCGTCTTCCCCTCGCGCTCGAGGCGTTCCATCGCCGCTTCGGCGGGCGCGGGGTCGACGCCCCCGCTCTCGAGCAGCCGCCGGTTGCCGACCAGCACCTCGCGGCCGCCGACGGTCGCCCGGACGCCCTGCCCGGGGACGTTCTCGAAGTCTTCGGCGTCGACCAGTTCGAGGCCGCGCTCTTCCGCGCCCTCGACGATGGCCTGCGCGAGCGGGTGTTCGCTGTCGCGCTCGGCGCTGGCGGCGAGGCGGAGCACCTCGTCCTGGTCGAGCGTGTCGCGGGTTTCCACTACGCCGCCGTCGGCCGCCGTTTCGCCGCCGTCAGCGGCCGCTCGGGCGCCCTCTCCCTCGTCCTCGAGGGCGACCACGTCGGTCAGCGTCATCTCGCCGGTGGTCAGCGTCCCGGTCTTGTCGAAGACGACGGTGTCGACGTCCTTCGCGCGCTCTAAGACGTCGCCGCCCTTGAACAGGACGCCGTTTTGCGCGCCCAGCGTGGAGCCGACCATCGTCGCGGCGGGCGTCGCCAGCCCGAGCGCGCAGGGACAGGCGATCAGCACTGCGGAGGCGAAGACGACGACGGCGAACTCGAACGTCGAGAGGGCGGCCGGGCCGCCGCCGACTAGTCCCAGCGCCGGAACGACGTCGACGATCCCGACCAGCGTCTCGGGGAAGAGGAACCAGACCAGCCCCCAGAAGGTCGCGTTGAGGATGACCGCGGGGACGAAGTACGCCGAGATGCGGTCCGCGAGGTTCTGAATCTCCGGCTGGCGGGACTGGGCCTCCTTGACGGTCTGGACGATCCCCTGCAGGGCCGTGTCCTCGCCGACCTTGGTCGCCTCGACGACCAGCACGCCGTTCTCGTTGATCGTCGAGCCGATTACCTCGTCGCCCTCCTCCTTCTCGACGGGGACGGACTCGCCGGTGACCATCGACTCGTCGACCGCCGATTGGCCGTCCACGACGACGCCGTCGGTCGGGACCTTCTCGCCCGGCCGGACCTTCATCCGGTCGCCGACGTCGACGTCCTCGAGGGGCACTTCCTCCTCGTTGCCCTCGTCGTCGACCAGCGTGGCCGTCTCGGCCTCCATCTCGAGCAGTTTCCGCAGGGCGTCGCCGGCCTGGCCCTTCGAGCGGGCCTCGAGGTAGTTGCCGAGCGTGATGAACACGAGGATCATCGCGGCGGTGTCGAAGTAGAGGTTCCCCGCGAGCAGGCCCAGCAGGACGACGAGGCTGTAGACGTAGGCCGTCGAGGAGCCCAGCGCGATCAGCACGTCCATGTTGGCGGTCCGATTCTTCGCGAGCGCGGTGTAGGAGTTCTCGAGGAACTCACGGCCGAGCACGACGTAGACCGGCGTCGCGAGCAGGAACTCGACCCAGCCGAAGGAGACGCCGAAGACCGTCTCGGGCAGGACCGAGCCCCCGAGCAGGAACCTGTTGGCGAGGAAGAACAGGAACGGGGCCGAGAGCACGGCGCCGAAGATCGTCAGCCGGCGCTGCTTGCGGATCTCGGCCTGCCGGGCCGCGTCGCGACGGTCCTGGTCCGACTCGTCGCCCTCCCCCGTATCGTCGCGGACGGGCGTGTAGCCGGCGTCCTCGATCGCTCCGTAGAGGTCCGCGGGCGAGGCGTCGGCCGGGTTGTACGCGACGGACGCCTCGTCGGTCGCGTAGTTGACCTCCGCCTCGATGACGCCGGGGACGGACTCGAGGGCCGACTCGTTCGTTTCGGCGCAGTTCGCACAGGACATGTCCGTGATCCCGATCGACCGGCTCGAGCGGTCGGCCTCGTAGCCGGCCTCGTCGATCGCCGCGTATATCTCGGCGAGCGATACCGCTTCGGGGTCGTACTCGACGGTCCCCTCGTCGGTGGCGAAATTGATGGTCGCCTCGCGGACGCCGTCGAGGGACTCCAGGGCATCGCTGATCGTCTGCGAACAGTTCGCACAGCTCATGCCCCGGATGTCCAGGTGTGCGGTCCGGGTACTCATTAGTAACTCATAGGGGACTCCGCCTTACCCACTTTACTGGTCGAAATCCAAAGTTCAGAGCGGTCCGAAGCTTCGCATCGAAAGTCAGACGCCCTCCTCGAGCCGATCGTATCGGCCTTCGAACCGGCTCGAGCAGGACGGACAGCAGAAGTGGTACACCTCGCCGTCGATTCTCGTCGATTCCCCTTCGCTGTCGACGGTGTTGCCACACTCCGCGCAGGTGAGCGCGAACTGCGTGCCCTCGAGCGAGGGCGTCCACTCCGCGTCGTCGATCAGCGTCACGTCGTAGTCGACGCCGTCGCCGTCGGGGAGCAGCCCGTCGAGCCACTCGCGGACGCGCTGAACCTGCGCGCGGGCGTAGAACCAGAGCTCGCCGTCGGCGGTGACGAACACGTGCTCGACGGCGTCGGCGTCCGCGACGGCCGCTCGGCAGTCCTCGACCGTCCCCGCGGGGACGGTCGCCCGCACGAACACCGGGACGCCGGCCCGGAGCTGCGCCTGATCCACGTCGACGGTGAACCGCTCGATGACGCCCGCGTCCTCGAGGCGCTCGACGCGGTCGGAGACGGCCGGCCCGGAGAGCCCCACTCGCTCGGCGATCTCGCTGTAGGGTCGACGGGCGTTCTCGCCCAGCAGCCGCAGGATCGTCATGTCGGTCTCGTCGAGGTCGCGCATACGCCCCGTTCGGGCTCGAGTGAAAAGAGCGTGCCGCCCGTCACTTTGGAATCGAAACCCTCGAACCCGTTCGCGTTCGAATCGAAAGCAGAAACGCACAAAGTCCGGCGGCCCCTCTCTTCTCGTATGAGCCAGACCATCACCGTCGAAGGCATGTCCTGCGAGCACTGCGAACAGACCGTCGAAGAGGCGCTCGAGGGCGTCGAAGGCGTGCAGTCGGTCGACGTCGACCGGGAGGCGGCGCAGGCCACCGTCGAGGGGGACGCGGAGAGCCGGGAACTCGTCAGCGCGGTCGACGAGGCCGGCTACGACGCGAGCGCGTGATCGGAATCGGGTGACGTCTCCCCGATATTCCGTCGGGTCGCTTCTCAGCCGAGATCTGCCCCCTCGAACAGGCGGTAGCCCGCGAGGACGGGAACGATCCCCCACGCGAGCAACACGACTACTGAGAACCAGTCCGCGAGGTAGAACGGCACCGCACCCGCGAGCCGGTTCGAGAGCTCGAGCGTCTCGGGCGAGACGGTAGCGGGGACGTCCTCGAGCGGGAACTCGGGAACGGCGTCCACCCGCTCGTCGAGGACGGCACCGACGACGACGCGGTAGGCCTCGAGCGGGTTGAGCCGCTTCAGGAGGAAGTACCAGGGCTCGGCCTGAATCCCCGGGAGCGATCCCGTGACCGCATAATAGGTCCCGACGACGACCGGCTTCCAGAAGAACACCATCCCCACGAACGAGCCGATGGTGAGCGTCCGCGCCCGTCCCTGCGTCGAGGCGGCGGCCGAGCCGCCGACCGCGAGGGCCGTGAACGTCAGCCCGAGCAGGACGCCGGTCGCGACGAACCCGGCGAACGTCGTCACGTCGGGAACGCCGTACAGCGCCACGACGAGACCGCTGGCCGCGGCGAACCCGATCAGTAGCGCCGCCCCGGTGACGAGCAGTCGACCGGCGAGTTTGCCGACCACGATCTCCCCCCTCGAGAACGGATAGCTCAGCAGCACCCGCAGGCTCCCGGATCGGCGCTCGCCGACCACGGCCATGTAGCCGACGGCCAGCGCGATGCCCGGGACGAACAGCTGTGCGAGCATCGCGACGCCCGACAGCGCCAGCGCGGCGTCGACGGTCACGGGCTCCGGAAAGAGCTGTTCGGCCGAGAGCAGCGACATCACCAGGAAGGCGACGAAGACGGCGATGAGCCCCCAGAGCAGCCGCGAGCGGACGGCGTCCTCGAAGTCCTTCCGGGCGACGTCCCGCCAGGTGGCCGTCACGGCGCCACCTCCTCGACGGGTACGGGGTCGTCCGTCTCCGCGTCGCGAACGTCGCCGTCGGTCGTGTACGCCGTGAACACGTCCTCGAGCGACGCTTCCGCGGAGTCGACGTCGAGGATATCGACGCCGGCGTCGGTCAGCCGGGTGACGACCCGCGCTTTCGCGCGCGAGTCCGAGCAGGCGACCCGGTAGATGCCGTCCGCCGACCGAACCGACTCGACGCCGTCGATATCGCCGATACCGACGTCGATACCGCCGGTCACGCGCAGGCGGAGTTCCGAGCCGGCGCCGACGGTTTTCCGCAGCCCCTCGACGGTGTCGACGGCCACCAACTCGCCGTCGGACAGGATGCCGACGCGGTCGCAGACCGCCTCGACCTGGCCGAGGACGTGACTCGAGAAGAACACCGTCGTCCCGTTTCGAGCCTCCTCGCGGACCAGATCCCGCATGCGGCGAATGCCGTGGGGATCGAGCCCCGAGGAGGGTTCGTCGAGGATCAGCAGGTCGGGATCGCCGACCAGCGCCATCCCCAGCGCGAGCCGCTGTTGCATGCCCTTCGAGTAGTCGCCGACCGACCGGGCCGCGTCGCGGTCGTCGAGTCCGACGCGGTCCAGTATCGCGTGAGGGTCGTCGTCGGCGTCGGCCCACTCGATCGCGAACTCGAGGTGACGCCGACCGGTCAACCGGTCGTAGAGGTCGATCCCGTCGGGGAGCACGCCGATGCGCTCCCGGATCGCCGCCGACTCCTCGCGGACGTCCACGCCGAGGACCGTCGCGGTCCCCGCGGTCGGGCGGACGTAGTCCAACAGCACGTCGATGGTCGTGGACTTGCCGGCGCCGTTCGGGCCGAGGAAGCCGAACACTTCCCCCTCCCGAACGCGCAAGTCGAGGCCGTCGACGGCCACGACGTCGTCGAAGCGTTTGGTCAGGTCGTTCGTTTGGATCGCAGCCATCGCCCGCCGATACCGGCGCGAAACGCATTGGCCGTGCTCCGAGTATACTGGGACGGTTTATTCCGGCTCGAGCGGCGCGGCCGGTCGGTCGGAAACCGGTCAGGCGAGTGATCGGTGACCAACGCTTTACCCCGGTTCGTGGTACCTACGCGCATGAGGGAAGCCCACGTGACGCTCACCGATCCGGCGTTCGATCGGATGGGAATCGCGGAGCTGGTCTCGCTCAGTCGCGAGGCGGGGGTACTGGGATTCGAGGAACTCGCGTGTCACGGGACCGGAGCCATCGTGCAGGTCGCGGTCGAGAGACCGATCGACGAAGAGCGGCTGTCCGACCTCGAGTACGTCGACTGGTGGGAGCGAGTCGCCGACGCGGACGACGACCACCGCTACGTGATCGCGTTTACCGCACCGGGGCTCCCCCAAGGGCTCGCGGAGCGAGCGGACGACCTGATCGGGACCTGCGAGCCGGACGTGACCGATCGGGGCGCGACCCTGTCACTGGTCGGCTCACGGGAGACGATCTCCGAAACCGTCGCCGAGTACGAGGCCGCGGGCGTGTCGCCGGATCTCCGGAAGTTCGGGACCTACGACGGACGTGATCACCCGCTGGACGAACTGACCGACCGCCAGCGCGAGGCGATCGGAACCGCCTACGAGATGGGGTACTACGAGGTACCGCGGACGGTGACGAGCGAGGACGTCGCCGCCGAGCTCGAGGTCGATTCGTCGACGGTCGCCGAACTGCTCCAGCGAGCCGAGCGGAACCTGCTGGAACAGCACCTGTAGCCCGGTGCGCGGGGAGGGCGGCGTCGTTCGAGCGCTCGAGCGGTCAGTCGGTGAGTGCGGCCGCCAGTTCCGTGGCGCCCTCGAGCGGCATCGCGACGGTCGCCGCCGAGACGGAGTCGGCCCACCGCTCGTACGCCTCGCGGTCCGGGAACGCCCTGACGTACGGACAGACCGCGGCGTAGACGTCCGCGTGCGACGGCTCGCCGTTCGACGGCGGTTCGACGCTATCGTCGACGCCGAACGAGAACACTGCCGTTTCGGGAGTGGTCGTCAGGCCCGTGGTCCCCGCGGCGCGCGCTTCGATCACCGTTCCGTCCGGGCTCTCGGTTCGAATCGCGACCGGCCGCTCGGCGAGCGCGGACAGCAGCACGGCGTCGTAGAAACACCGGAAGCGGTAGCGGGTGCCGTCGAGCTCGCCCCAGTGAGCCGTCTCCTCGCCGGCGTGGCACAGATCGTCGACCGCGATCGGTCCGCCGCCGGTCCGACGACGGACCGCGGCGATCCACTCCTCGAGCGTTTCGACGGGTTCCGCACCGAGGAGTCGTCCCAACGCCGTCTGCAGATCCGAGGGAAGCTGTGTCTCGAGAACCGGGACGTCGGATAGCCATCGATCGGTCGTCGAGTCCGGTTCGCGCGTCCGGTCGTCAGTGCCGCTCCCACGGGCACCAGAATCGTCCGTCATACTCGGTAGACGAGCGGTCAGGGCTATCGAGGTGACTCCCAATTTACTGGGACCGTTTAGATGGTCGACGGAAGGTCGACGGAGAACGGTGCGCGAACGGCGTGCGAGGTGATCGGCACGGTTCGGTCACCGAGTCAGTCCGCCGGCCGCGGCTCCCGCGGCGCGGAAACGCCCGGCAGACCCGGTATCGAGAGGTCCGTCCGGCGGAGGAACTGCGCGTTGATCGCGACGATCACCGTGCTGAGCGACATGAGCAGTGCGCCGACGGCCGGCGAGAGGAGGATCCCGATCGGCGCGAGGACGCCCGCCGCCAACGGGATCGCGAAGACGTTGTAGCCCGCCGCCCAGACGAGGTTCTGCTGCATCTTCCGGTAGCTCGCGCGGCTGAGTTTGACGAGTCGGACCACGTCCATCGGATTGTTCTGGACGAGGACGATGTCCGCCGACTGGACCGCGACGTCCGTCCCGCTCCCGATCGCGATACCGATGTCGGCTCGCGCGAGCGCTGGCGCGTCGTTGACCCCGTCGCCGACCATCGCGACGGACTTGCCCTTCTTCTGGAGCTCCGTGATCTTCTCGTCCTTGTCCTCGGGCAACACCTCGGCGAAGACCGTGTCGATCCCGAGGTCGGCCGCGACCGCGCGGGCGACGTCCTCGGAGTCGCCGGTCAGCATCGCCACCTCGAGCCCCAACTCGTGGAGCGCGTCGACGACGCGGTAGCTCTCCGCGCGGATCACGTCCGCGAGCGCGAACGCGGCGACGGGCTCGCCCTCTCGGACGAGATACACTACGGTTTGCGCGTTCTCGCCCGCTCGAGCGGCGAATCGCTCGAGTTCCGTCGGCACGTCGCCCTCGAGTTCCGAGAGGAGGTTCGGCCCGCCGACGTAGATCCGTTCCCCATCGACCGTCGCGCGGACGCCCTTGCCTTTCAGCGCCTCGAAATCGGTCGCGGTTCGGCGCTCGAGGCCCCGCTCGTCGGCCGCCTCGCGGACGGCCTGTGCGATCATGTGCTCCGAGTCGCCCTCGACAGTGGCGGCGAGCCGCAGGGCTTCCTCCTCGGAGGCGTCCTCGACGGTCGCGATGTCGACCACGCCCTGCTCGCCCTCGGTGAGCGTCCCGGTCTTGTCGAAGACGACGGTGTCGAGCGTACGGGCCTGCTCCATGGCGATCCGGTCCCGGACGAGCATTCCGTTGCGCGCGGCCAGCGAGGTGTTGATCGCGATCACCAGCGGGATCGCCAGTCCGAGCGCGTGCGGGCAGGCGATGACGAGGACGGTCACGACCCGCTCGATCACTGCCGAGTCGAACCCGGTCGCGATCGTCCACGCGACGGCCGTGACGGCGGCCGCGCCGAGGGCGACGTAGAACAGCCAGCCCGCGGCGCGGTCCGCGAGCGCCTGCGTCTTCGACTCGCTCGACTGGGCCTCCTCGACGAGGCGCATGATGCCCGCCAGCGTCGTCTCCTCGCCCGTCGCGCTGATCCGCACCCGGAGGCTCCCGTCGCCGTTGACCGTCCCGCCGATCACCTCGTCGCCGGGCTCCTTCGAGACGGTCGTCGACTCGCCGGTGATCATCGACTCGTCGACGTCCGACTCGCCCGTCTCGACGACGCCGTCGGCGGGCACGCTCGCGCCGGGCCGGACGAGCACGAGGTCACCCTCTGCGAGTTCGCTCGCCGGAACCTCCTCTATTTCACCGGGCTGTGCACGGTTATCCGCGGGACGTGGTCCCGCGCTCTCGCCGTCGTCCGTGATCCGCTCGGCGGTATCGGGCATCAGCTTCGCCAGTTCGTCCAGCGCGCTCGAGGCCCGCCGGACGCTACGCATCTCGATCCAGTGGCCCAGCAGCATGATGTCGATCAGCGTCACCAGTTCCCAGAAGAACGCCGACTCGGTCGGGACGACGAGGCTCGCGAGGCTGTAGACGAACGCGACCGCGATCGCCATCGAAATGAGCGTCATCATCCCCGGCGCGCGATCCCGCAGTTCCGGGACGGCCATCTCGAGGAAGGGGACGCCCCCGTAGGCGAAGACGATCACCGCGAAGACGGGGACGATCCACTCGCTGCCGGGGAACGCCGGCACCGAAAAGCCGAGCCACTCCTGGAGCATCTCGCTGTACAGCAGGACGGGGATCGAGAGCAGCGTCGAGACGAAGAATCGGCGGCGGAACATCGTTTCGTGGCCGGCGTGCATGCCGCCGTGGGCGCCGTGGCTGCCACCACCGTGCCCGCCACCGCGATCCTCGCCGTACCGGCCGTGACTCCCGCCGCGCTCGTCGCCCGTGTGACCTCTCTCGCGCTCCCGTCGATCGCGGATCTCGTCTCGGCCGCGGGCGGCGTCGGCCTCGTCCTCGAGTAGCGACTCCTCGACGCGGTCCGATCGCTCGTCGGCGTCTCGAGCGCCCTCGGTCGGCACCGAATCGCTCCCGGTTCGGCGGTCGCGGTCGTCCATGAGCCGTTCCTCGGGTCACCGAAACGGTATCGCGAACCAAGGAACCGGGGCTGGCGACTCCCGGGGAAGGGGTTCGGGCGCCGACGGGTCGTCCGGATGAAAAGACAATTCCCCGCCGGCGACCAACGGAGGCCATATGCGAATCGCCGTTCCCAACAAGGGCCGCCTGCACGAGCCGACGATCGACCTCTTAGAGCGGGCGGGGCTCCATCTCGAGAACGGTGCCGACCGGAAACTGTACGCCGACACCGTCGATCCGGAGGTCTCCGTCCTCTTCGCCCGCGCGGCGGACATCCCGGAGTACGTCGCCGACGGCGCGGCCGACCTCGGAATCACGGGGTACGATCAGGTGCAGGAAGCGCGCGTCGACACCGTCTCGGAACTGCTGGATCTCGAGTTCGGGCGCTGTCGGCTCGTCCTCGCGGCGCCGGAGGACGGCGACATCGACGGCGTCGACGACCTCGAGGGCGGCACCGTCGCCACCGAGTTCCCGAACATCACTGAAGACTTCTTCGCGGACACCGGCGTCGAGCCCGACATCGTCGAGGTCACGGGCGCGACGGAGCTGACCCCGCACGTCGAGATGGCCGACGCCATCGTCGACATCACCAGCACGGGGACGACGCTGAAGATGAACCGGCTGGCCGTCGTCGAGGAGGTGCTCTCGAGTTCGGTCCGGCTGTTCGGTCGCGAGGACGTCCTCGACGACCCGAAGGTCGAGGAGGTCCGGACGGCGCTCTCGTCGGTCAAGCAGGCCGAGGGCAAGCGCTACCTGATGATGAACGTGCCCCGGGAGCGACTCGACGACGTCCGCGACGTCATCCCCGGCATGGGCGGACCGACGGTGATGGACATCGCCGGCGGGGAGACGCCAACGGGGTCTCCGGACGGGGAGACGCGAGCGGAGGCCGAAGGCGACGGGATGGTGGCCGTCCACGCGGTCGTCGACGAACGACGGGTCTTCGAGACGATCACGGAGGTCAAGAACGCCGGCGCGAGCGACATTCTGGTGACCGAGATCGAACGGCTGGTGGAGTAATCGCGGCCGCGCGGCGCCCGGTTCGCGCGGAGCGACAGCGGGCCCGAATCCTCCGAGCTACGGCCGCGACGACAGTCACGC from Haloterrigena sp. KLK7 includes these protein-coding regions:
- a CDS encoding heavy metal translocating P-type ATPase translates to MDDRDRRTGSDSVPTEGARDADERSDRVEESLLEDEADAARGRDEIRDRRERERGHTGDERGGSHGRYGEDRGGGHGGGSHGAHGGMHAGHETMFRRRFFVSTLLSIPVLLYSEMLQEWLGFSVPAFPGSEWIVPVFAVIVFAYGGVPFLEMAVPELRDRAPGMMTLISMAIAVAFVYSLASLVVPTESAFFWELVTLIDIMLLGHWIEMRSVRRASSALDELAKLMPDTAERITDDGESAGPRPADNRAQPGEIEEVPASELAEGDLVLVRPGASVPADGVVETGESDVDESMITGESTTVSKEPGDEVIGGTVNGDGSLRVRISATGEETTLAGIMRLVEEAQSSESKTQALADRAAGWLFYVALGAAAVTAVAWTIATGFDSAVIERVVTVLVIACPHALGLAIPLVIAINTSLAARNGMLVRDRIAMEQARTLDTVVFDKTGTLTEGEQGVVDIATVEDASEEEALRLAATVEGDSEHMIAQAVREAADERGLERRTATDFEALKGKGVRATVDGERIYVGGPNLLSELEGDVPTELERFAARAGENAQTVVYLVREGEPVAAFALADVIRAESYRVVDALHELGLEVAMLTGDSEDVARAVAADLGIDTVFAEVLPEDKDEKITELQKKGKSVAMVGDGVNDAPALARADIGIAIGSGTDVAVQSADIVLVQNNPMDVVRLVKLSRASYRKMQQNLVWAAGYNVFAIPLAAGVLAPIGILLSPAVGALLMSLSTVIVAINAQFLRRTDLSIPGLPGVSAPREPRPAD
- the merB gene encoding organomercurial lyase — protein: MTDDSGARGSGTDDRTREPDSTTDRWLSDVPVLETQLPSDLQTALGRLLGAEPVETLEEWIAAVRRRTGGGPIAVDDLCHAGEETAHWGELDGTRYRFRCFYDAVLLSALAERPVAIRTESPDGTVIEARAAGTTGLTTTPETAVFSFGVDDSVEPPSNGEPSHADVYAAVCPYVRAFPDREAYERWADSVSAATVAMPLEGATELAAALTD
- the hisG gene encoding ATP phosphoribosyltransferase; its protein translation is MRIAVPNKGRLHEPTIDLLERAGLHLENGADRKLYADTVDPEVSVLFARAADIPEYVADGAADLGITGYDQVQEARVDTVSELLDLEFGRCRLVLAAPEDGDIDGVDDLEGGTVATEFPNITEDFFADTGVEPDIVEVTGATELTPHVEMADAIVDITSTGTTLKMNRLAVVEEVLSSSVRLFGREDVLDDPKVEEVRTALSSVKQAEGKRYLMMNVPRERLDDVRDVIPGMGGPTVMDIAGGETPTGSPDGETRAEAEGDGMVAVHAVVDERRVFETITEVKNAGASDILVTEIERLVE
- a CDS encoding helix-turn-helix domain-containing protein — encoded protein: MREAHVTLTDPAFDRMGIAELVSLSREAGVLGFEELACHGTGAIVQVAVERPIDEERLSDLEYVDWWERVADADDDHRYVIAFTAPGLPQGLAERADDLIGTCEPDVTDRGATLSLVGSRETISETVAEYEAAGVSPDLRKFGTYDGRDHPLDELTDRQREAIGTAYEMGYYEVPRTVTSEDVAAELEVDSSTVAELLQRAERNLLEQHL